Proteins encoded within one genomic window of Oncorhynchus mykiss isolate Arlee chromosome 27, USDA_OmykA_1.1, whole genome shotgun sequence:
- the cep295 gene encoding uncharacterized protein cep295 isoform X5 has protein sequence MFFYSGPEDNICWYCHGVKGDLVLQLVPEPLLAVSTGSQDEDLDLTQEATPDLTHLAGAEEQQDEEPSRPLGGAPRQALKKLLTRIRSQRDQWSYRRLVVPPGDCRTTPTAECDTSAGITTIETGSLASEERGRPLTTISRLPDPSQSAQAIETTEESIVAGTLLHPDKQAIKIHTFETERKRREEELERQKQEQIALLQELEEKKSRLELLLQEAQQEREQLQTAMNQDTPAASGTQKTPAQDVSPAAPTPESAAEDDHSRRIREYQQRLFDQNRLHKQSVEEARRRLEGYQRTLRNRYSGQTSSTCFPPGTTARLLPHFKGGINPPAVPLELPSGSALLPCLPVALSPHSRAHTPLDLPTQEPSILAQTLFLPGTTVGSHINSRTSPVQLEPTSESLRDQRAGVWLAENVFSRVTEDVPEKLPLPSTSLDPQSYRPHPVSLHPTPHIPLPSRTDPIPPINPTLSEGGAPVNPGSVLRAPARFGEEVERQRQELQEAQWRVEAQREVLFMQQRELEEEQREQRRRQREVLQALLTADDTQPGPETTDGLGSEVLGSERLRLMAALLRAIEESNGQTSTSVETSQSQDDTLYVQSSHSDRPAPHPLPHPRAAKPPVARARLAVMEQHELSAIQEVETPANASLITEESVAVSIERAIAEQQDHSGHSERGHSSTSVSSAWEHTAGTGSETLTGSGRSSKLSWRARLQLEAGASPGPDPTTALPERSYHSCQFGRGVLGKSTELESLSFQSACRPSEPDYLSSTTISSGSYATTDPEHTSTDPEHTSTDPEHTSTDPEHTSTDPEHTSTDPEHTSTDPEHTSTDPEHTSTQIDSSLLMAGFGMGGNKKTGSSSSRHSSCRGVSGTILDSLIHGSSIQRIIDKYTRELNFSLSTAGNQMGPSAVLEGSVCEEPSSSVSQQKPWSKLLQENEGPERSPVWEADPHSPPSDRESGAQGQDQEWDNTVNRIMDRLSDKSSSLVLDQWRDSTFSPMTGQPSDKSSSPGQGWDSTLSRMIGQLSGQSTSLDQGWDSTLSRMIGGLSNQSISVSQRLDQSSQWLDEVQDESRVMRPLAGELDESAAQWSGSSEAGGSNSRGWVDLRVSGQTGVFSDPEGASESQLLSSSSLPGREPPHYQSLQHSGACSQEEDRTGVDPASDSFHPLLAEVTHNETAEPFMTFHLPEEEVEGLCSHDEDGDHEAPAGDLELSACSEEFEDDTDPSVTSEMSPERLRGAEEPPQPSPALHDSLYQLTISQCLPHDSALQVSPGAEEVGLAACEDVSTLDMPLEGGDTDMESTPTPQRLDKRGAIKIEDLDAGEPDDQLCSESKIRPPIWERIMEVGSVKGIMDESMLTLVSLTDTTLQGQELTEEGEMEESKSTMLPEEDASLQEKETTPSHAVMLLEFQSCPSVNLQEAFQQKRSALIQRSARRVEEIQAKRDEARANTITRDQSDPTTVQSTTFKPRREGRSAESTHAGGYAKQKKQQPKPQTPLQPPMLAKLKKVGEVRISTPEIRKQDVAEMHKRTERLYSRLDEVKLQKEVRTRQEAYANNREKAKEFHKKTLQKLRAKQSSQ, from the exons ATGTTTTTCTACTCTGGCCCCGAGGACAACATTTGTTGGTATTGTCATG GAGTGAAAGGTGACCTGGTGCTGCAGCTGGTCCCAGAGCCTCTCCTAGCTGTGTCCACTGGCAGCCAGGATGAAGACCTAGACCTGACCCAGGAGGCCACCCCTGACCTTACACACTTGGCTGGGGCAGAGGAACAACAGGATGAAG AACCATCCAGGCCTCTAGGTGGCGCTCCCAGACAGGCCTTGAAGAAACTATTGACCCGCATCAGGTCACAGAGAGACCAGTGGAGCTACCGGAGGCTGGTTGTTCCCCCAGGTGACTGCCGAACTACTCCGACAGCAGAGTGCGACACGTCCGCAGGCATTACGACCATTGAGACAGGTTCTCtggccagtgaggagaggggcCGTCCTTTGACCACTATTTCCAGACTCCCAGACCCCTCTCAGTCAGCCCAAG CTATAGAGACAACAGAAGAGTCCATAGTGGCTGGTACCCTGCTCCATCCTGATAAACAAGCCATCAAGATCCACACATTTGAAaccgagaggaagaggagg gaggaggagctggagaggCAAAAGCAGGAGCAGATAGCCCTGCTACAGGAgttagaggagaagaagagcaggCTGGAGCTGCTGCTGCAGGAGGcccagcaagagagagagcagctgCAGACGGCCATGAACCAGGACACACCTGCTGCATCTGGAACACAGAAAACACCAGCCCAAGACGTCAGCCCTGCTGCTCCAACTCCCGAG TCAGCTGCTGAGGATGACCACTCCAGGAGAATCAGAGAGTATCAGCAGCGTCTCTTTGACCAGAACAG GCTTCATAAGCAGTCCGTGGAGGAGGCTCGCCGGCGTCTGGAAGGATACCAACGCACGCTAAGAAACCGCTACTCTGGTCAAACTAGCTCAACATGTTTCCCTCCTGGTACCACAGCCCGTCTTCTACCACACTTTAAAGGAGGAATCAATCCCCCGGCAGTGCCCCTAGAACTCCCCTCTGGTTCTGCCCTactcccctgtctccctgtagcacttaGTCCCCACTCTAGAGCTCACACCCCTTTGGACCTCCCCACACAGGAGCCCTCCATCTTGGCGCAAACTCTCTTCCTCCCTGGCACTACAGTTGGCTCGCATATTAACTCCAGAACCTCACCAGTGCAGCTAGAACCCACCTCTGAAAGCCTAAGGGACCAAAGAGCAGGTGTATGGCTGGCAGAAAATGTGTTTAGTAGGGTCACAGAGGATGTCCCTGAGAAGCTACCTCTACCCTCTACCTCGTTAGACCCCCAGTCCTACAGACCACATCCTGTTTCCCTCCACCCTACTCCACACATCCCACTCCCATCAAGAACTGACCCCATCCCACCCATCAACCCAACCCTTTCAGAAGGGGGGGCCCCGGTAAATCCTGGGTCTGTCCTGCGGGCCCCGGCCAGGtttggggaggaggtggagaggcagaggcaggagCTACAGGAGGCCCAGTGGCGGGTGGAGGCCCAGAGGGAGGTGCTCTTCATGCAGCAGAGGGAACTggaggaggaacagagggagcagaggaggagacagagggaggtgttacAGGCACTGCTCACTGCTGATGACACACAG CCTGGTCCAGAGACCactgatggtttggggtcagaaGTCCTGGGGTCAGAGCGTCTCCGTCTGATGGCAGCTCTGCTTCGGGCCATCGAGGAGTCCAATGGGCAAACCTCAACATCGGTAGAAACCAGTCAGAGCCAAGATGACACACTCTACGTCCAGAGTTCACACTCAGACAGACCCGCCCCTCACCCACTCCCCCACCCCCGGGCAGCCAAACCCCCGGTGGCCCGTGCCAGGCTGGCCGTCATGGAGCAGCACGAGCTCAGTGCCATCCAGGAGGTGGAGACGCCAGCCAATGCCAGCCTGATCACAG AAGAGAGTGTGGCAGTATCTATTGAAAGGGCAATCGCAGAACAACAGGACCACTCGGGCCACTCTGAAAGAGGTCACTCCAGCACCTCTGTGTCCAGTGCATGGGAACACACAGCTGGGACTGGGAGTGAGACATTAACCGGGTCTGGTAGATCCAGCAAGCTGTCCTGGAGAGCGAGACTACAGCTGGAGGCTGGTGCCTCTCCTGGGCCTG ATCCCACCACAGCACTCCCAGAACGGTCTTATCACTCCTGTCAGTTTGGGAGAGGGGTCCTTGGTAAATCTACAGAG TTGGAGAGCCTGTCCTTCCAGTCAGCCTGTAGACCCTCAGAACCTGACTACCTGTCCTCTACCACCATCTCTTCTGGAAGCTATGCCACCACGGACCCTGAACACACCTCCACGGACCCTGAACACACCTCCACGGACCCTGAACACACCTCCACGGACCCTGAACACACCTCCACGGACCCTGAACACACCTCCACGGACCCTGAACACACCTCCACGGACCCTGAACACACCTCCACGGACCCTGAACACACCTCCACCCAAATAG ACTCTTCCCTGCTCATGGCTGGGTTTGGAATGGGAGGAAATAAAAAGACTGGCTCCTCTTCATCCAGACACAGTTCCTGTAGGGGTGTATCCGGTACCATTTTAGACTCACTCATACACGGCAGCAGTATCCAGCGCATCATAGACAAATACACCAGGGAGCTCAACTTTTCTCTTAGTACTGCTGGGAACCAGATGG GTCCATCTGCAGTACTAGAGGGGTCAGTGTGTGAGGAGCCAAGCTCCTCTGTGTCGCAGCAGAAGCCCTGGTCTAAGCTACTGCAGGAGAATGAGGGACCAGAAAGGTCACCTGTTTGGGAGGCCGACCCACACTCTCCCCCCTCGGACAGAGAGTCAGGAGCTCAGGGGCAGGACCAG GAATGGGACAACACTGTCAACCGGATCATGGATCGCCTCTCAGACAAGTCCTCCTCATTGGTTCTGGACCAGTGGCGGGACTCCACTTTCAGCCCAATGACTGGCCAGCCCTCGGATAAGTCATCCTCGCCGGGCCAAGGGTGGGACTCTACTTTGAGCAGAATGATTGGCCAGCTCTCAGGTCAATCAACCTCACTGGACCAAGGGTGGGATTCGACTTTGAGCAGAATGATTGGCGGGCTCTCCAATCAGTCAATCTCTGTCAGCCAGCGACTGGACCAgtcatcccagtggctagatgaaGTCCAGGATGAGAGCCGGGTGATGAGGCCTCTGGCTGGAGAGCTGGATGAGTCTGCTGCCCAATGGAGTGGGAGCTCAG AAGCTGGTGGTTCTAACTCCCGAGGCTGGGTGGATCTGAGGGTCTCGGGCCAGACAGGAGTGTTTTCTGATCCAGAGGGAGCCTCTGAATCCCAGTTACtgagcagctcctctctccctggaCGGGAGCCCCCACACTACCAGAGCCTGCAGCACTCTGGGGCCTGCTCCCAGGAAGAAGACAGGACTGGGG TGGATCCAGCCTCCGACTCCTTCCACCCCCTCCTGGCTGAGGTCACGCATAACGAGACAGCCGAACCCTTCATGACCTTTCACCTTCCAGAAGAGGAAGTGGAGGGGCTATGTTCCCACGACGAAGATGGTGACCATGAAGCACCTGCAGGGGACCTTGAGCTCTCTGCATGCTCAGAGGAGTTTGAGGATGACACAGACCCCTCCGTCACCTCTGAAATGTCTCCTGAGCGCCTGAGAGGAGCGGAGGAGCCACCTCAGCCCTCGCCCGCCCTGCACGACTCCTTGTACCAGCTGACCATATCCCAGTGCCTCCCCCATGACTCTGCCCTGCAGGTATCCCCTGGAGCGGAGGAGGTTGGTCTAGCAGCCTGTGAAGATGTCTCCACTTTGGACATGCCACTTGAAGGAGGGGACACTGATATGGAGAGTACACCAACACCTCAGAGACTTGACAAAAGAGGTGCTATTAAAATTGAGGACCTGGATGCAGGAGAGCCAGATGATCAGCTATGTTCAGAGTCAAAGATCCGCCCTCCCATCTGGGAGAGAATAATG gAGGTGGGCAGTGTGAAGGGGATTATGGATGAGTCCATGCTGACCCTGGTGAGCCTGACAGACACCACACTACAGGGCCAGGAACTCactgaggaaggagagatggag GAATCAAAGTCGACGATGTTGCCAGAGGAGGACGCCAGTCTACAGGAGAAAGAGACAACCCCCTCTCATGCAG TGATGCTACTGGAGTTCCAGTCGTGTCCCAGCGTGAATCTACAGGAGGCCTTCCAGCAGAAACGCAGTGCCCTGATCCAGAGGTCTGCCCGCAGGGTGGAGGAGATTCAAGCCAAGAGGGATGAAGCCAGAGCCAACACAATCACCAGGGACCAGTCTGACCCAACCACTGTTCAGTCAACCACTTTTAAAcccaggagagaggggaggagtgcaGAGTCAACCCATGCAGGAGGGTATGCCAAGCAGAAAAAGCAACAGCCAAAGCCCCAAACTCCCTTGCAGCCTCCCATGCTAG CCAAGCTGAAGAAGGTTGGGGAGGTGAGGATCAGCACTCCTGAGATAAGGAAACAGGACGTGGCTGAGATGCATAAGAGAACAGAGAG GTTGTACAGCCGACTAGATGAGGTGAAGCTTCAGAAGGAGGTCAGGACCAGACAGGAGGCATATGCCAACAACAGGGAGAaggccaaagagtttcataaG AAAACCTTACAGAAGCTACGGGCCAAGCAGTCTTCGCAATGA
- the cep295 gene encoding uncharacterized protein cep295 isoform X2, which translates to MKRNVSRLRLSPNEEAQLIREEHERRRKLRIQQVREQERYIALQIRTEVQLRRERELQNLAEELKGEWEQQQSEKLETLQKLYQDNLRILGEGHRSAKENEPDWEAIAQKNEENHVRADERYRVALKELKSQRQKDQEEQNRFIEARKKSIQVEKQRAAKVANFPSLPPNPIESIESRKLHAVKKSDVDAFSVTHYHMPETAVDREVYTAEPNAQVAALEEMQRLQELGQEEQRERREQLEKARLRGNHALRREQLTQDRERLLVELEHMHQTDLLRRRQVMAQMPAQIFQPLHKRQEMREDWQRDMEFAFEDMYTGERRVKGDLVLQLVPEPLLAVSTGSQDEDLDLTQEATPDLTHLAGAEEQQDEEPSRPLGGAPRQALKKLLTRIRSQRDQWSYRRLVVPPGDCRTTPTAECDTSAGITTIETGSLASEERGRPLTTISRLPDPSQSAQAIETTEESIVAGTLLHPDKQAIKIHTFETERKRREEELERQKQEQIALLQELEEKKSRLELLLQEAQQEREQLQTAMNQDTPAASGTQKTPAQDVSPAAPTPESAAEDDHSRRIREYQQRLFDQNRLHKQSVEEARRRLEGYQRTLRNRYSGQTSSTCFPPGTTARLLPHFKGGINPPAVPLELPSGSALLPCLPVALSPHSRAHTPLDLPTQEPSILAQTLFLPGTTVGSHINSRTSPVQLEPTSESLRDQRAGVWLAENVFSRVTEDVPEKLPLPSTSLDPQSYRPHPVSLHPTPHIPLPSRTDPIPPINPTLSEGGAPVNPGSVLRAPARFGEEVERQRQELQEAQWRVEAQREVLFMQQRELEEEQREQRRRQREVLQALLTADDTQPGPETTDGLGSEVLGSERLRLMAALLRAIEESNGQTSTSVETSQSQDDTLYVQSSHSDRPAPHPLPHPRAAKPPVARARLAVMEQHELSAIQEVETPANASLITEESVAVSIERAIAEQQDHSGHSERGHSSTSVSSAWEHTAGTGSETLTGSGRSSKLSWRARLQLEAGASPGPDPTTALPERSYHSCQFGRGVLGKSTELESLSFQSACRPSEPDYLSSTTISSGSYATTDPEHTSTDPEHTSTDPEHTSTDPEHTSTDPEHTSTDPEHTSTDPEHTSTDPEHTSTQIDSSLLMAGFGMGGNKKTGSSSSRHSSCRGVSGTILDSLIHGSSIQRIIDKYTRELNFSLSTAGNQMGPSAVLEGSVCEEPSSSVSQQKPWSKLLQENEGPERSPVWEADPHSPPSDRESGAQGQDQEWDNTVNRIMDRLSDKSSSLVLDQWRDSTFSPMTGQPSDKSSSPGQGWDSTLSRMIGQLSGQSTSLDQGWDSTLSRMIGGLSNQSISVSQRLDQSSQWLDEVQDESRVMRPLAGELDESAAQWSGSSAGGSNSRGWVDLRVSGQTGVFSDPEGASESQLLSSSSLPGREPPHYQSLQHSGACSQEEDRTGVDPASDSFHPLLAEVTHNETAEPFMTFHLPEEEVEGLCSHDEDGDHEAPAGDLELSACSEEFEDDTDPSVTSEMSPERLRGAEEPPQPSPALHDSLYQLTISQCLPHDSALQVSPGAEEVGLAACEDVSTLDMPLEGGDTDMESTPTPQRLDKRGAIKIEDLDAGEPDDQLCSESKIRPPIWERIMEVGSVKGIMDESMLTLVSLTDTTLQGQELTEEGEMEESKSTMLPEEDASLQEKETTPSHAVMLLEFQSCPSVNLQEAFQQKRSALIQRSARRVEEIQAKRDEARANTITRDQSDPTTVQSTTFKPRREGRSAESTHAGGYAKQKKQQPKPQTPLQPPMLAKLKKVGEVRISTPEIRKQDVAEMHKRTERLYSRLDEVKLQKEVRTRQEAYANNREKAKEFHKKTLQKLRAKQSSQ; encoded by the exons ATGAAGAGAAATGTGTCTCGATTACGGTTAAGTCCAAATGAAGAAGCTCAACTCATTCGAGAGGAACACGAGAGGAGAAGGAAGctgcgaatacaacag GTGCGGGAACAGGAGCGGTATATCGCTCTACAAATCCGCACGGAGGTGCAACTGCGAAGGGAGCGCGAGCTACAAAACCTGGCAGAGGAGTTGAAGGGGGAGTGGGAGCAACAGCAGAGTGAGAAACTGGAGACCCTGCAAAAGTTATACCAGGACAATCTCCGAATTTTGGGAGAGGGACATAGAAGTGCCAAAGAAAAT GAGCCTGACTGGGAGGCAATTGCACAGAAAAATGAGGAGAATCATGTTCGGGCAGATGAGCGCTATCGAGTAGCCCTCAAAGAGCTCAAATCACAGAGACAGAAAGATCAGGAGGAACAAAATCG TTTTATCGAGGCTAGGAAGAAGTCCATACAGGTGGAGAAGCAGAGGGCAGCAAAAGTGGCCAACTTCCCATCCCTTCCACCCAACCCAATTGAG AGTATTGAGTCAAGGAAGCTGCATGCAGTGAAGAAATCAGACGTGGATGCCTTCTCTGTGACTCACTATCATATGCCAGAGACTGCAGTGGACAGGGAAGTCTACACAGCAGAG CCAAACGCACAGGTGGCGGCATTGGAGGAGATGCAGCGCCTGCAGGAGCTAGgacaggaggagcagagagagagacgggagcaGCTGGAGAAGGCTCGTCTCAGGGGTAACCACGCGCTGAGGAGGGAACAGCTCACACAG GACCGAGAGCGCCTCCTGGTGGAGCTTGAACACATGCATCAGACAGACCTTTTGAGACGCAGGCAGGTGATGGCTCAGATGCCTGCCCAGATCTTCCAGCCGCTCCACAAGAGACAGGAGATGAGGGAGGACTGGCAGAGGGATATGGAGTTCGCCTTCGAGGACATGTACACTGGAGAGAGGA GAGTGAAAGGTGACCTGGTGCTGCAGCTGGTCCCAGAGCCTCTCCTAGCTGTGTCCACTGGCAGCCAGGATGAAGACCTAGACCTGACCCAGGAGGCCACCCCTGACCTTACACACTTGGCTGGGGCAGAGGAACAACAGGATGAAG AACCATCCAGGCCTCTAGGTGGCGCTCCCAGACAGGCCTTGAAGAAACTATTGACCCGCATCAGGTCACAGAGAGACCAGTGGAGCTACCGGAGGCTGGTTGTTCCCCCAGGTGACTGCCGAACTACTCCGACAGCAGAGTGCGACACGTCCGCAGGCATTACGACCATTGAGACAGGTTCTCtggccagtgaggagaggggcCGTCCTTTGACCACTATTTCCAGACTCCCAGACCCCTCTCAGTCAGCCCAAG CTATAGAGACAACAGAAGAGTCCATAGTGGCTGGTACCCTGCTCCATCCTGATAAACAAGCCATCAAGATCCACACATTTGAAaccgagaggaagaggagg gaggaggagctggagaggCAAAAGCAGGAGCAGATAGCCCTGCTACAGGAgttagaggagaagaagagcaggCTGGAGCTGCTGCTGCAGGAGGcccagcaagagagagagcagctgCAGACGGCCATGAACCAGGACACACCTGCTGCATCTGGAACACAGAAAACACCAGCCCAAGACGTCAGCCCTGCTGCTCCAACTCCCGAG TCAGCTGCTGAGGATGACCACTCCAGGAGAATCAGAGAGTATCAGCAGCGTCTCTTTGACCAGAACAG GCTTCATAAGCAGTCCGTGGAGGAGGCTCGCCGGCGTCTGGAAGGATACCAACGCACGCTAAGAAACCGCTACTCTGGTCAAACTAGCTCAACATGTTTCCCTCCTGGTACCACAGCCCGTCTTCTACCACACTTTAAAGGAGGAATCAATCCCCCGGCAGTGCCCCTAGAACTCCCCTCTGGTTCTGCCCTactcccctgtctccctgtagcacttaGTCCCCACTCTAGAGCTCACACCCCTTTGGACCTCCCCACACAGGAGCCCTCCATCTTGGCGCAAACTCTCTTCCTCCCTGGCACTACAGTTGGCTCGCATATTAACTCCAGAACCTCACCAGTGCAGCTAGAACCCACCTCTGAAAGCCTAAGGGACCAAAGAGCAGGTGTATGGCTGGCAGAAAATGTGTTTAGTAGGGTCACAGAGGATGTCCCTGAGAAGCTACCTCTACCCTCTACCTCGTTAGACCCCCAGTCCTACAGACCACATCCTGTTTCCCTCCACCCTACTCCACACATCCCACTCCCATCAAGAACTGACCCCATCCCACCCATCAACCCAACCCTTTCAGAAGGGGGGGCCCCGGTAAATCCTGGGTCTGTCCTGCGGGCCCCGGCCAGGtttggggaggaggtggagaggcagaggcaggagCTACAGGAGGCCCAGTGGCGGGTGGAGGCCCAGAGGGAGGTGCTCTTCATGCAGCAGAGGGAACTggaggaggaacagagggagcagaggaggagacagagggaggtgttacAGGCACTGCTCACTGCTGATGACACACAG CCTGGTCCAGAGACCactgatggtttggggtcagaaGTCCTGGGGTCAGAGCGTCTCCGTCTGATGGCAGCTCTGCTTCGGGCCATCGAGGAGTCCAATGGGCAAACCTCAACATCGGTAGAAACCAGTCAGAGCCAAGATGACACACTCTACGTCCAGAGTTCACACTCAGACAGACCCGCCCCTCACCCACTCCCCCACCCCCGGGCAGCCAAACCCCCGGTGGCCCGTGCCAGGCTGGCCGTCATGGAGCAGCACGAGCTCAGTGCCATCCAGGAGGTGGAGACGCCAGCCAATGCCAGCCTGATCACAG AAGAGAGTGTGGCAGTATCTATTGAAAGGGCAATCGCAGAACAACAGGACCACTCGGGCCACTCTGAAAGAGGTCACTCCAGCACCTCTGTGTCCAGTGCATGGGAACACACAGCTGGGACTGGGAGTGAGACATTAACCGGGTCTGGTAGATCCAGCAAGCTGTCCTGGAGAGCGAGACTACAGCTGGAGGCTGGTGCCTCTCCTGGGCCTG ATCCCACCACAGCACTCCCAGAACGGTCTTATCACTCCTGTCAGTTTGGGAGAGGGGTCCTTGGTAAATCTACAGAG TTGGAGAGCCTGTCCTTCCAGTCAGCCTGTAGACCCTCAGAACCTGACTACCTGTCCTCTACCACCATCTCTTCTGGAAGCTATGCCACCACGGACCCTGAACACACCTCCACGGACCCTGAACACACCTCCACGGACCCTGAACACACCTCCACGGACCCTGAACACACCTCCACGGACCCTGAACACACCTCCACGGACCCTGAACACACCTCCACGGACCCTGAACACACCTCCACGGACCCTGAACACACCTCCACCCAAATAG ACTCTTCCCTGCTCATGGCTGGGTTTGGAATGGGAGGAAATAAAAAGACTGGCTCCTCTTCATCCAGACACAGTTCCTGTAGGGGTGTATCCGGTACCATTTTAGACTCACTCATACACGGCAGCAGTATCCAGCGCATCATAGACAAATACACCAGGGAGCTCAACTTTTCTCTTAGTACTGCTGGGAACCAGATGG GTCCATCTGCAGTACTAGAGGGGTCAGTGTGTGAGGAGCCAAGCTCCTCTGTGTCGCAGCAGAAGCCCTGGTCTAAGCTACTGCAGGAGAATGAGGGACCAGAAAGGTCACCTGTTTGGGAGGCCGACCCACACTCTCCCCCCTCGGACAGAGAGTCAGGAGCTCAGGGGCAGGACCAG GAATGGGACAACACTGTCAACCGGATCATGGATCGCCTCTCAGACAAGTCCTCCTCATTGGTTCTGGACCAGTGGCGGGACTCCACTTTCAGCCCAATGACTGGCCAGCCCTCGGATAAGTCATCCTCGCCGGGCCAAGGGTGGGACTCTACTTTGAGCAGAATGATTGGCCAGCTCTCAGGTCAATCAACCTCACTGGACCAAGGGTGGGATTCGACTTTGAGCAGAATGATTGGCGGGCTCTCCAATCAGTCAATCTCTGTCAGCCAGCGACTGGACCAgtcatcccagtggctagatgaaGTCCAGGATGAGAGCCGGGTGATGAGGCCTCTGGCTGGAGAGCTGGATGAGTCTGCTGCCCAATGGAGTGGGAGCTCAG CTGGTGGTTCTAACTCCCGAGGCTGGGTGGATCTGAGGGTCTCGGGCCAGACAGGAGTGTTTTCTGATCCAGAGGGAGCCTCTGAATCCCAGTTACtgagcagctcctctctccctggaCGGGAGCCCCCACACTACCAGAGCCTGCAGCACTCTGGGGCCTGCTCCCAGGAAGAAGACAGGACTGGGG TGGATCCAGCCTCCGACTCCTTCCACCCCCTCCTGGCTGAGGTCACGCATAACGAGACAGCCGAACCCTTCATGACCTTTCACCTTCCAGAAGAGGAAGTGGAGGGGCTATGTTCCCACGACGAAGATGGTGACCATGAAGCACCTGCAGGGGACCTTGAGCTCTCTGCATGCTCAGAGGAGTTTGAGGATGACACAGACCCCTCCGTCACCTCTGAAATGTCTCCTGAGCGCCTGAGAGGAGCGGAGGAGCCACCTCAGCCCTCGCCCGCCCTGCACGACTCCTTGTACCAGCTGACCATATCCCAGTGCCTCCCCCATGACTCTGCCCTGCAGGTATCCCCTGGAGCGGAGGAGGTTGGTCTAGCAGCCTGTGAAGATGTCTCCACTTTGGACATGCCACTTGAAGGAGGGGACACTGATATGGAGAGTACACCAACACCTCAGAGACTTGACAAAAGAGGTGCTATTAAAATTGAGGACCTGGATGCAGGAGAGCCAGATGATCAGCTATGTTCAGAGTCAAAGATCCGCCCTCCCATCTGGGAGAGAATAATG gAGGTGGGCAGTGTGAAGGGGATTATGGATGAGTCCATGCTGACCCTGGTGAGCCTGACAGACACCACACTACAGGGCCAGGAACTCactgaggaaggagagatggag GAATCAAAGTCGACGATGTTGCCAGAGGAGGACGCCAGTCTACAGGAGAAAGAGACAACCCCCTCTCATGCAG TGATGCTACTGGAGTTCCAGTCGTGTCCCAGCGTGAATCTACAGGAGGCCTTCCAGCAGAAACGCAGTGCCCTGATCCAGAGGTCTGCCCGCAGGGTGGAGGAGATTCAAGCCAAGAGGGATGAAGCCAGAGCCAACACAATCACCAGGGACCAGTCTGACCCAACCACTGTTCAGTCAACCACTTTTAAAcccaggagagaggggaggagtgcaGAGTCAACCCATGCAGGAGGGTATGCCAAGCAGAAAAAGCAACAGCCAAAGCCCCAAACTCCCTTGCAGCCTCCCATGCTAG CCAAGCTGAAGAAGGTTGGGGAGGTGAGGATCAGCACTCCTGAGATAAGGAAACAGGACGTGGCTGAGATGCATAAGAGAACAGAGAG GTTGTACAGCCGACTAGATGAGGTGAAGCTTCAGAAGGAGGTCAGGACCAGACAGGAGGCATATGCCAACAACAGGGAGAaggccaaagagtttcataaG AAAACCTTACAGAAGCTACGGGCCAAGCAGTCTTCGCAATGA